The sequence CACCTAACCCCCACAAAAAATTGATAACTCTTAAAtaaaaccatattattgtaaaCTTACTGTAATTGGGTGCGGATAGACTCTGACGCCTCAAAGTGTTCTTAGAGAATTTCCCCTTTGCTCCTTTACGGACCCAGTGATTAGTTTGTGCGTAGCTCCATaacttcaaaaataatattaaatagatGAAACACACTGTTGTTCTGCCCACTGAAACATTGAAATAATTTCATTAATCCTTTGATCGTCACGCTTATCATGATGACTCATCGGAATGCACAAATGTTGGCCTTGGACTAACCTCACACATCTGATGATGTCATTGGCGGTCAAAGGAAGTATAATTACAAATGTATTTGTCTTTTTTTTCTGCCAAAACAAACATTAATTCTTGTTTTGGTAAGTTTttaatacttaaaacaaataaaaaagaaaaataaaactacaattttacattatccACCTTTTGATAATGATATGATGAAGGATGTaagtaataaacaaatatttaccAACACTAAATTCTTGACCCTTGTATTGTAAAACAGCCACAGGTAAAGATACCAATATAATCAGGTAGCATACTTGTAGGACACTTCCCACTCTTCCAGAAATCATACCCTGCAAAAATGCATTTAAATAGTAAATAAGATTTAGCCAATAGCTATGTataagtttggttgacaaaataaataatttacttgACTTATATTTATTctgaatattaaataaatatacataccaCAGCCATAGCTTTCTCTATCAGCAGACTTGCAACAATAAGTACAAcagaaactgaaaaaaaaaatattaagggaATGGGATTTCAAATTATCACCATTATTTGTCACTAACCTAACCACTAGACGAggcccctttttgccaagagtggcactgaaacttagtagttcatgtgctctgcctacccctttatgggatacaggcgtgattatatgtatttatgtatgtatgtaccattATTTGTTTGGCATTGTACATCCACAAGTAGACTGCTGGTCTAAATACAATATTGTTGTAACTTTATGATACACAATATCAGCAAATGTTTAAGGAAATATATCAGCCAGTGGCAGACTTATTTtctattaaggtacagcgggacaatttcaACTGGGGgccaaatgcaactgatccattttttccatgttttacaatgcttgcattattaattagtgtccactggttatatatggcacgtgtgttcagtggatacatgtggaacccaacttaatagtgtaataatggagaaaattgatcagttacaattgccccccagtcgggatttgcctgCTGTACTACTCTTCAagtacaaacatacacacaatTGATACTTACAAATGATTAATACTACTGATGGAAATTCATTCTGGGTGCCCTCATTCCGGCCAGTAAGAATGATGAACCATTCTATGGGGTTCACACGAAAACCATATCTGAAATTGTACAAAACTATATGTAATAAACTCTCCATTAGACACACTCCACAAATgcaatttttataacaaaaactATGATAATGTACTAatatgttataatttttttttttactacttattattattattttatattaaattatacaaacttGAGAAAATTTTCGAGGCACAAGCGCAGACCTCCTATGGACAGCATGAGGAAGCCCCAGGTCACGAGGCCTGTAAAGTTCTTGAACCCCGAGCTCCATGAAAACAAGGAATCTCTTGGCTTGTGGATCCTGGAAGTTTAGATTTTAACTTTTCCTTATATACCACAAATGACTTCTTTAATCCACTAATTTATTAAGAAGAGAACTAggtaaataatattgtcttcattTACAGTGACAGTTACAaatgaataaaattataaaagctGTAGAGGATAGAAACATCACCTTGTATTATAAAACTAATGTAATGCTAATGTAACAGAAACAAACAAAACTACAATAAGCAATTACatatatgaatataaataaaactactataaaaatataaataaatactatctaAAGGGAATGTTCCATTTTATTACAgctaataaaaaaatcttacggTTTATCTTGCTGAGACTTCCTTGCTTTAGTTTCCTGTTCTGTAATTTCTTCGGCTCGAGTAACACTTTGCGCTCGTCTAAAGCGCAAAGCTTTTTCCTCTGATTCTGCAGCCATGATGTTCCTACAACTTTACAAACTGGTAAAACGGTTTCGACGGTTTCGACTAAACTCACTGTAATGGAGATCCGGTTTAAATGATAAGGCGGGTATTTAGATAAAGATCACTGCAAGTTTCCATCCGCCTAACAACAGAATGCTTAACTGTGATTCCTTGGTTTTCCTATCACattaatgttaaataaaaaaataagaatgacCGGACATGTAACTGAATATGAATACCATGGACATTAGCCTTATCAAAGGTCATTCAAATGGGTCAATCGGTATGCAAGTATTAAGCAAGGTAGATAATTCCTTATGATTGTGATTGCCTTGTCCATTGgtttatttttttgacatttttgacaaatGGAATGACATTAAGATTACGTAGTTaccatgtgaaaaaaaaaaaacaccaagtGCTTGCACACACAAACATATACGAATATGAAGGCCCTTACATTTGGACaatattgtattttaatattatcatagatttatatatattaagctagattgagttgttaggccaaaaagtgtgtccacatgagagggtaaagttggggctggtgtccctctcgcacttattgccactgtcaaaatcatttgaatgacgtcatcactgtcattatttggggataccagtcaatattcaaagttactaccaaatctactaatacccaattaaagatttttttaattgcgcaaatctttggttttattcataataatgacttaccattTCGTTACTTAATGTGTTACTTAATAtctaggttaagttaggtttagtttttttttattcgttacaaggtattaatatccttgcctcgatataatacaaaaataatttgagaagtttataatagtacattatcgacacgagttacgaatttccttttcgcacgtgtatcgtacgacgtttttcacaagcgcggatccagccagccaggggggggtcacgtggtaaaggcccaggcccccccGGGGGGGTCatgtggtctatttgtatggccagcctaggctccaggggggggtcatgacccccatgacccccctccctggatccgcgcatggtttttcagtacaaatgagcctccgaagtttcaacctcGCATATAATGAACCTTAAACCTGAAATGAAAACTTAgttctgatttaaactttcacgattattacacataattatttttaaaaaccgggacttaatcgcgtataactacatattaaactgacctccaacgtttcaaggacggcgttgtccccgtggtctcggagaagactggcttgaaatgacatcaacaccttctgacagccgcgcgagtttttcgaactacccgcacttggttttgattatcaacttgaactgtttgcgcactagggatgttggaggtcagtttaatatgtagttatacgcgattaagtcccggtttttaaaaataattatgtgaaaacttagttatcatacaggtaaaaaataaaaatactactactatagtaatctctttaacactggtcacacgtgcgagagggacaccagcccctcTCATGTTGTCTCCACATgtcttttactagtctgacaagaacgcctttctgcaccggtgataaagttcaatttagtatggcaaaaaaagtgtgagctcagtccctattgaaggtCCATATATATTATAGAcgcaatattattatgaacaataattacaacaataatttgctctgataattaggttagattaagatcataatatatatgtaatgaactattcataagagcttgtaattagccctacatgaataaagatattttgaattgaatagaatttgaattgaattgaattgacaCTATGGTACATTCTTATTTGAATTggaaaaaattatgaaataaattttcACCATTATTCTTTGTTCATATATATTATTACTTTTTGTTGTCACTTCCAAGTTTGCTTCCATGTCACTTCGACTTTTTGTTGCTCTTATTTTATGTGCAAGCACCATCATTATATTTACAAACCACTTACAAACCataaaaaactagcttttacccgcggcttcgcccgcgtaataaaagtattcttattgaaacgtttacaaaaaataagattttcatttggatccgtaggtttctttgtaagtaggtacatctgtccgcgattatttcgattaaggtaaagcggggcaattctcgactgccattgtaactgatctatttgctgtacggtcagccaagaaagtggtttaccacttttcgactctattgatcgaaaagtggtaaaccacttttttggccgactgtaccttacacatattactattgttttaaaagaaattcttgcaatgattgtagaattgttacacagcgaccacagcgtaggtagtaggtacgaatatgtatgtattttacctatatgaatatttatactggggaaacttcatacaacccacatagccagtatctcgacgctatggtcggtagggtaaaaagtactttcttgcattatcgcttacaattttttccattttgattatacttattgcaaacgtaaacatataaaaggcaagcaaacaacgatcttcttacagcacattgaatgtaatagttattacagtctacagatgcaggatactcgccgatgcctacttactaatcccttcccactgagccacctgcattttacactgcctagatatcgattgccgaccgattattccgaccccaatccctattcttatccctgtccctatctctatccttgtccccgtccccgtcccatccccgtccccgtccccgtccccgtccccgtccccgtccccgtccccgtccccgtccccgtccccgtccccgtccccgtcccctatccctatccctatccctatccctatccctatccctatccctatccctatccctatccctatccctatccctatccctatccctatccctatccctatccctatccctatccctatccctatccctatccctatccctatccctatccctatccctatccctatccctatccctatccctatccctatccctatccctatccctatccctatccctatccctatccctatccctatccctatccctatccctatccctatccctatccctatccctatccctatccctgtccctgtccctgtccctgtccctgtccctgtccctgtccctgtccctgtccctgtccctgtccctgtccctgtccctgtccctgtccctatccctatccctatccctatccctatccctaaaaaagataaaaactaaacctatacttatggctattttggatattttaaccccattgcacaacaacaggggagaaaatttcttttccacctcattagattttaaaatcgttgtatttatcgtgatcagcgacccgataaaccataaaaacgatacccatattgtgtttttgacgtgaagtttcgaataaaatagtcaaactaatcttgtttccccatacaaactttgaacccccatttcacacttttaagaggagaattttgaaacatcctttcttagtgctcctctacactatataaggaacatatgtgccaaatttgaaatctctaagaccagcggttttggctgtgcgttgatatgtcagtcagtcagtcagtttcttcttttatatattttttttgatattttaaccccattgcaccacaacagggaaGAAGGTATTTCatttccgcctcgttagattttaaaaacgttgtatttatcgtgatcagcgacccaataaaccgtaaaaacgatacccatattagttttttgactttatcacccccttttcacccttttagaagttaaattttcaaaaaacctaaaacacgtctttagtcatatgtttttaggatccctcctgtgaagtttcgaataaaacagtgaaactaacattgttaccccatacaaactttgaacccccatttgacccccttaggaggcgaattttgaaaaatccattcttagtgctcctctacactatatgaggaacctacgtgccaaatttgacatctctaggaccagcggtttcggctgtgcattgatatgtcagtcagtcagtcaatatcttcttttatatatttttttgatatttaaaccccattgcaccacagcaggggagaaggtatttcacttccgcctcgttagattttaaaaacgttgtatttatcgtgatcagcgacccgataaaccataaaaacgatacccatattgatttttttactttatcaccccctttttacccttttaggggttaaattttcaaaaaacctgaaacacgtattcagtcatatgtcttaaggaatcttcctgtgaagtttcgtataaaatagtcaaactaatcttgtttccccatacaaactttgaacccccatttgacccccttaggaggtgaattttggaaaatcctttcttagtgctcctttacactatataaggaacctacgtgccaaatttgaaatctctaggaccagcggtttcggctgtgcgttgatatgtcagtcagtcagtcagtcagcttcttcttttatatatttagatgtaacataaaaacttaaaatactaataatgaagtggaaaaataattttgatcATATTTTATATTACATCGATTAAACACGCTAGTTTTGATGGCTGTCTAAACAGTTCTTGTGccaataaagctaggaacacactacgcggacgtccgtcgtgaatcgaccgcggacgggaatctggacaatggaaatacacataaccgtgcaaactatcggtcgacggacgcggacgtggccttgagcgcacggacgtccgatcgaaatctggctctctggatgttttgttccgtgcacactgataggtcgcggtcgcggtcgttttacgacggacgtccgcgtagtatgttcctagcttaaaaatCACGCCTATGATCCAGTCTCTACATCTGTGGTCTCTACTCTACCTACCTTGTTAATGCCATTTTGACTGACGATACGCTCGCAAGAGCTTTCAAGTCAGTGTGTGTGGTAGTATAGTAAGAGAAGATAAGAAATGGAAAATAACTAAAATCAAATGAGAAGATATCAACTCAGAATCTTTATACAAAGGATTGAATAAATCAAATATCACTATGAAGATTTGGACATCAGAACACACATTCAAGTAACTATGACGCAATCTGTCAATTTTCCCATTATcttgtttctttattatttacgtATTTATAAAATCTTGTTACAGCCATCCATGGGAAACTGTTGCTCAAGCAGCATGGCGCAAGTATCCCAATCCTATGAATCCAGCCGTCATAGGAACGGATGTGGTCGAGAGGCGAGTGGTTAATGGAGTACTGCACACTCACAGACTTGTCAGCTCCAAATGGTTTTTTCCCCGATGGGCACAAGCTGTAATCTATTTTTACTAACCTTTTTCAAAATTCCTTGATACATATTAGCAGCATTTTTCTTATCATTTATatgataaaatatttcaattgaatTCTTTTTGGACAACTTGCTTAAAATTCTGCTGTTTTTTGGTGATAAAGTGCTTTGAACTGCCATGGTTCCATTCAGATTGTAAGGGGTTTCTTATATGATTTAGGTAtatagaaacaaaaacaaataatttaacaaaaacACATGTTTTCCATATAACTGTTGAAGGTCAGCGAAAGTAttaatactgttttttttttcttttagatCATAGGGACGGCTAAAATATGCTATGCCAGTGAACAATCTGAAGTTAATCCCAACCAGAGGCAAATGACACTCAAAACAAGAAATTTAACCTTCTGCCATTACATAGCTGTGGATGAAACAGTGAGATACACGCCACATCCATCCGATGCCTCCAAGACGCTCCTCACACAAGAGGCAGTGGTCACAGTCCAAGTACGTGTCATTAAAATACAGAGGGTAGATTTAAAATAATACTATTGTTTAATTATGGATAGCATGCGCTTGGTGCATGCTGTTTAGTGCCAGAAATAAGTTCATATAGGTAGCCAGGAAACTGTGAGTAGTACAGTTATAGAATTTCTCATATTGTGCCAAGCATgtgataaatataaaaatagatAGATCTATACTTTATATGGTATCTGATCAGGTCCAGTTGTATGCAGTGCACAATGATAAATATTCAACATTTTCTGTGGCCAGTATCCTATGAAATATGGTTGATACTAAAATGTTTCTTATTCTTTTCCAGGGTGTTCCACTAAGTAGCTACATGGAAGATCTTCTGGCAAACAAAATATCACTGAATGCAGGAAAAGGACGACAAGCCATTGAATGGGCGATAGGCAAGTTTGACTCAGAGATAAAGGAACTGGCCAGCACAGCTTGTAAGAGCACCGACGAGCTGTTGACACAGACAAAGAAGTCACTTGATGACATCACATCCACTGCACGGAGATCTATGGATGATATTTCATCCAAGGCAAAAAGGTCTCTAGACGATATCGAGAAATTCACCAAAGCAAATGCTAACCAACGCAGCTGAAAAGAGGAGTGAAGGGACCCCCATTAGTTCAATTTTGAAAACACTACAACATGCCTCTTGCTAAATTATTTATCATTTGTATTGTAATGTGTATTTATTTGATATAACAGTAGTTTAACATGATAGGTGACTACTAAGCGTGCAGAATTGTCAACAGGCTAACCAGAGATGTTGGTATAGATAATTTTGATTTGATAATAAACCAAGGGATTGTAAGAGAACTCCATTCGCATTGAAGATTTAAATACTGTATGTTAAGTCTGATGCAATTTCGTTTTAATGTTGTGGACTTGTTACACAAgtataatgtaaattgtatgatAATCTGTGTGCTGAATGGCGTGATCTACATGTATACCTATCTGTATGTTAGCTTCAGCTTTTTATTCCTGAGGTATGGTAGGTTTAAGTTTTGTCACAAGGCATAGGGCACTGTTTCTTATTAAACTATATTCTAGTGTGAAAAAGAATGGGTGCTGCCACCTATATGATGAACATGCCACCTCTAATGTAGATAGTAATTTCTTTTATTCCATGTAACTAGGTACAAAGGGTAATTCCATTTATCTTGATAAAGGGGCTTAATCATATAGTCTCTTGAAAGAATATAAATGTTAGCatattgtaaataatttatttaaatggaTGTTTTGATTTTGTTGGAAGAGTGTTTACACAAGGTTTTTTTACTGACTATAACTATTGTGATACAATGCAAAGTTAAAGCTGATAATTATTATAGATACCTACATTTtggttataaataataaatttcatgAATATTTATACCAGCATCTTTTATTATATCTATTCCAAGACACATCCAATCACACctatttcagttcagtttttatagtttagtactatttttttcgcctataaaatagtacataacgatacaagtgcggtaAAAAGGAAGGTCAAAACGAGTGGCgctaaattaaaacacgaccgaagggagtgttttaaatcgacacgagttagaattttcttttcgcacggtatcgtacgacgttgttcagtacagatggtgcttttttacgcactagtgcgagaaatggctcatttcttgtcaggtcgaaacttcgcagggccatctgtactgaaaaacgtcgtacgttACGCGTCTTCGTCCCTTCGGTCTTGttgtaatttatcgccactagttTCAAACTGCCTTTTTTTCGCATTTATATAGTAATGTACTAATTTCGGTATGTTCGATCCAATAACATTTTACAACTTCGCAAAACGTGAGCAAGCACGTGAGGAATTGATACAGTAAATAGTATCAACTTCTGTATCGGCCGAGATAACATTTCGCAGCAATTGGCATTGGAGTGACGTACGTTCATTGAACTGATTATATTGCAATTGACATTGAGAAGGCATTTCAATTACATAAATTGGTTCTTCCATGTCCATTGGTTGTTCCATGGTTGGTTGTGACCATTATAGACAGAAGAATGTTTGCCAACACTGCAGACTTTCCTATACCTAATtatcttttcagtacagatggtgtttttttacgcactagtgcgagaagcggttcattatatgccaggtcgaaacttcggaggccccatctgtactgaaaaacgtcgtacgacacacgtgcgaaaaggaaattcgtaactcgtgtcgatttaaaacactccctttggtcgtgttttaatttatcgccactcgtttcgaacttccttttttacgcacttgtatcgtaatgtactatttcagtacagatggtgcttttgtaacgcactagtgcgagaagtggttcattataaatgTCAGTTCGAAACTTTGGAAGGCCatcgggccgatttttgagtctaatgcgttcgaattcagaaaattgtcactgaaaataataagcaagtcaccgttttcaaccggtattttagtgacaaaatcccgtatgcgagattcaaaaatcgcccccgaaaaacgtcgtacaatacacttGAACACAAACAAGAAATTTAGTAGGTTTTCATATTggtgtaattaataaaaatgtggCATGGAtacttttagttatttatttattcaattaaacTTACAATCAATTACAGTGGACTAAAGACAGAATTAATATACTAACCCCTACACAATTTttataaagtaggtacatatctaGGTCTATATCTTTCTAATGACCTCTATAAAATGAATGACTAAAGTATAGAAACCCAATTTCTTCTTATTTAACATATGATCTTGAATAGTTATAGGTATGCTATTGTAGACTAGTGTAATGCTAATGTTACAAGCATGCAACCCCATCatcaacaatagttatttgttatacaagggggcaaagttgtattttaacgccgagtgtgaaattgaaaaacgagcaagtgaaaggattctatagttgaaccacgagcgaagcgagtggttcgagaatagaatcctgaacttgcgagttttttaacacacgagaagtaaaatacatttgcacccgagtgtaacacaaaacttttcccctcactatagcgaggaaactacaacgcaaaaaatgcgtttatcactgcttccagtagttccacaggtggtaaatcatcttttttactagattcacctacttttatgaattttaaagcagttaatttgactttattcgaggtcaaattactttacctactagtggataaaatgcgtttttacccactgatattaaaggacaaaacacgtgtttccgagctagtgaagggaaaacAATATTATAGTACATGAAAAATGTGACTTTCTCAAGTAAAAGGCATAACATGGTTGCTATATAACATAAGAATGTTTGCTTGTACCAATAAAATTATCTGTCACAGCATCCTTAGCTGTGGCCCACACAAGCGACATAAGTCGTCGTATTTACGCCTTATGCAACAGTTCCTTCTGCTTGAGAATGGCACTAATACCAGTGTCATATTCAGTTAAACTGCATTTTA is a genomic window of Leguminivora glycinivorella isolate SPB_JAAS2020 chromosome 6, LegGlyc_1.1, whole genome shotgun sequence containing:
- the LOC125227556 gene encoding protein slowmo; the encoded protein is MKIWTSEHTFNHPWETVAQAAWRKYPNPMNPAVIGTDVVERRVVNGVLHTHRLVSSKWFFPRWAQAIIGTAKICYASEQSEVNPNQRQMTLKTRNLTFCHYIAVDETVRYTPHPSDASKTLLTQEAVVTVQGVPLSSYMEDLLANKISLNAGKGRQAIEWAIGKFDSEIKELASTACKSTDELLTQTKKSLDDITSTARRSMDDISSKAKRSLDDIEKFTKANANQRS